The Vibrio toranzoniae sequence CGCTGTCATGCATTGATGGCTGAGAAAATAGCTCAGCTAGATGAAGAAGTGGCGCATTTAGAAGCACAAGCTAATCCAGATCTGGATTCAGATAACTCTTATACACCCTAGTCCTTTGTAGGTTGACGGCCCATTATTGACTCACGATCAGATTGCTCACATAGGTCGATAACCTTCCGCTATCCCCCTGCACTTTGCTTGTTTGTTTTAATCATTATTTATGCACTTAGTTAAACAAAAGCAAAAGCAACCAGTTGCACTTTAGGTTAAATAAAACGATTTACGAACTAGCACTAAGCGTTAACAAATGCCTCCTGTAACTTGCTTTATGTCACAAGAATTCTATTGCGTAGTTAAATAATTTAACACTTACATTACAAGTGAAGTATTGTGTTGTTCGAAAAACAATCATAAGTAAAACTAACAGGGAAAATACTCATGCAGTCATTCGTTGATTTTTTGAATGGAATAATCTGGAGTCCAGTACTTATCTACCTATGTTTAGGTGCTGGTTTGTTCTACTCCATCATGACTCGATTTGTACAAATCCGTCACTTCTTTGAAATGTGGCGCTTGTTACTTTCGGGTAAAAGTTCAACCAAAGGTATCTCATCTTTCCAAGCTCTAGCTGTTTCGCTATCTGGTCGTGTAGGTACAGGTAACATTGCAGGTGTTGCTGCTGCTATCGGTTTCGGTGGCCCAGGTGCGGTATTCTGGATGTGGGTTGTAGCCTTCTTTGGCGCCGCGACTGCTTTCGCAGAATCTACGCTAGCGCAAATCTATAAAGAAGAAGACGAAGGCCAGTTCCGTGGTGGCCCGGCTTACTACATCGAAAAAGCGATGGGTCAGAAGTGGTACGCATGGATCTTTGCAATCGCGACTATTTTTGCTTGTGGTATTTTACTTCCAGGTGTTCAGTCAAACAGTATCGGTAACGCTGTAGAAGCTGCATTTGGTTCAGGTGCTATGATCGAAACAGCTGTCGGTACATTCAGTTTCGCTAAAATTTTCACTGGTACTGTTGTCGCTATCATTCTTGGTTTCATCATCTTCGGTGGTGTTAAACGTATTGCGAACTTCACGCAGATCGTTGTCCCATTCATGGCATTGGCTTACATCATCATCGCGTTCGTTATCATCCTACTAAACATCGGCCAAGTTCCGGTTGTTTTCTCTATGATAGTTAGTGATGCATTCACACCTATGGCGGGCTTCGGTGCTGCAATTGGTTGGGGTGTTAAGCGTGGTGTTTACTCAAACGAAGCGGGTCAAGGTACTGGTCCTCACGCGGCTGCGGCGGCAAGTGTTGATCACCCGGCTCAGCAAGGTTTGGTTCAATCCTTCTCTATCTACATCGATACACTTCTAGTATGTTCTGCAACCGCGTTTATGATCATCATCACTGGTGCTTACAACGTTCACGGCGGTGCAGAAGGTGTATTCCTTGTTCAGAACTTAGCAGCCAACATTGGTGCGAATGGTCCTGTATTTACACAGCTTGCAATTGAAAGTGCTCTACCAGGGGTTGGTAAGCCGTTCATCGCATTTGCTCTGTTCTTCTTCGCATTTACAACGATTCTTGCTTACTACTACATCGCAGAAACGAACATTGCTTACCTACGTCGTACCATCAAAATCCCTGGCATGATGTTCGTACTTAAGCTTGTTCTTATCACTGCGGTTTTCTATGGCACAGTTAAAACAGCGAACCTTGCATGGGCAATGGGTGATGTAGGTGTGGGCTTGATGGCATGGTTAAACATCGTCGGCATTCTGATTATCTTCTTCATGTCTAAGCCTGCGCTTAAAGCACTGGCTGATTACGAAGAGCAACAGAAACAAGGCGTCACTGAGTACACGTTCAACCCTGTGAAACTAGGTATTAAAGGGGCGACTTACTGGGAAGAAAAGTACAAAAGAAAAACGGGTAAATCGCCTGAAGCCGATGCGGCAGATAGCAAGCCTGTAGAGCAGCCTTCAGCGTAAGACGTTCCAATGATGAAACGACTTTAAATAACAACGATGTTTTAGATTCTGTTTTTATTTGAAGCAAAATGCAAAAAAGGGTTAGCCATGGCTAACCCTTTTTATATTTCTAAGAAGCACTACATTATGCAGCGATTTCTTGTGTTGCCATTTGAGGTGCTTTCTTCTCACCAATAGGCAGTACTGTGCGGCCGTATTCGTTGTTGATGACTTGTGCCATTGCAAAGTAGATAGCAGAAGCGCCACAGAAGATACCCTCAAAACCAGCGATAGTGCCAATGAATTCGCTGCCAGTAAAATCACGAGCGGCAAGTAGGAAGAACAAAATAGTGAGTGAACCGAATACCACTTGCTTCGCTACTGGGTAGCATAGAGAACCGATGAACATGAAGCCTGTGAAGATACCCCAAAGTAGTAAGTACCAACCCATGA is a genomic window containing:
- a CDS encoding alanine/glycine:cation symporter family protein — protein: MQSFVDFLNGIIWSPVLIYLCLGAGLFYSIMTRFVQIRHFFEMWRLLLSGKSSTKGISSFQALAVSLSGRVGTGNIAGVAAAIGFGGPGAVFWMWVVAFFGAATAFAESTLAQIYKEEDEGQFRGGPAYYIEKAMGQKWYAWIFAIATIFACGILLPGVQSNSIGNAVEAAFGSGAMIETAVGTFSFAKIFTGTVVAIILGFIIFGGVKRIANFTQIVVPFMALAYIIIAFVIILLNIGQVPVVFSMIVSDAFTPMAGFGAAIGWGVKRGVYSNEAGQGTGPHAAAAASVDHPAQQGLVQSFSIYIDTLLVCSATAFMIIITGAYNVHGGAEGVFLVQNLAANIGANGPVFTQLAIESALPGVGKPFIAFALFFFAFTTILAYYYIAETNIAYLRRTIKIPGMMFVLKLVLITAVFYGTVKTANLAWAMGDVGVGLMAWLNIVGILIIFFMSKPALKALADYEEQQKQGVTEYTFNPVKLGIKGATYWEEKYKRKTGKSPEADAADSKPVEQPSA
- a CDS encoding acetate uptake transporter; its protein translation is MSTKLANPAPLGLMGFGMTTILLNIHNAGFFPIDSMILAMGIFYGGLSQVIVGTMCFKRGDTFGTTAFTSYGLFWLSLVGLIVMPYMGLPASPAEFMGWYLLLWGIFTGFMFIGSLCYPVAKQVVFGSLTILFFLLAARDFTGSEFIGTIAGFEGIFCGASAIYFAMAQVINNEYGRTVLPIGEKKAPQMATQEIAA